TCCAGCATTGATGTTAATGACATGAGCTGTAAGCGATCCTTCTTCTCCTCCTGCACACACACAGACATTAACTGTAAGCAGTGATCACAAAAGGGtatcaagaaaagaaagaaagaaagatggaGTCCTTTGACCCGTCAGAATAAAACGACCTCTAGCAGGCGGGCCAGCATTTGCACCCCCGCCGCTATCTCCACCATCCGGAGGAGCGTACGCCCTCGCTCTTGCTCGTGCTAGTTGCTCGACCCCGAGTAGCATCCAAGGTTGTTGGACCGGGAGGGAGTTAGGCGCTCCGTCGAGCACGAGCGGGTCTGGTTGAGGCTGAGGCTGGCGCAGATCAGAACGGTTGTGCATGGCCTGAGAAGTTGAGGTGGGACCCGCTAACGGGGCGGCGGCGTTGCGATTCTGCTGTTGCTGGGTTTCTTTAGAATCCATGGAAGAAAAAGGAAGAAACTTTCTTGGAAAGACTCTGTTTTTGTGAGAAAGTGAAGGTTCTTTGAGCTAACATGAGTGTTCTTcagatatagatatatatatatatatagtagtagTAGTGACTAGTGAGAGAcgcttttgtattttattttgatttagttagaaaaattaaataaaataaatcattggcttatgtgttcaaaaaaaaaaaataataataaatcattggCTTAGGTGTTTTCACTTTTCAGgggatttatttttttatcgtTTTTCATATTAATGAAATAACTATAAAGATCTTGTTTACTTTTAGGATATAGTTTGTTAATCTGCAGGAGAAGAAGATTCAAGGAAGAAAATAACACAAacatttatcaaaattttattcaaataaaaacgaATGCACATGAATTACTAAGAGAATAATGTATGTTTAAATTTgtcaaacaataaaatttaagaagAGAAAATGTATATACTATGTAGATTCCAAACTAATTGATAAACTTAACTTACTCATTTTTAACTCTATgaaatttatgaataaaaaaagaagaagatagacCAACATGAATGTCAAACTGATGTTAATACACAGAAAGATCCAACTTTATTTTCTGTAAATAAACAGAAATGTAACTTTCAACATCTGATTTCATATGAACTAGCTCcggttaactttttttttttttgtaacaagctACGGTTATACAATTATACCACTCGACCGTGTTATATCCATCCACTCTTCTTCTCACATACATGTCACGAGATTATTCCAATTCACTGGCCATGTGATTTGTAATTAGTTTCGAGGTTAATCAATGAGATGAGAATATAGAGAGGTACCTGAATATAGAACATCTAACGAATGGTATTAATGTCCACTTAGTGTGTTATCGTATAATTCAAGTAACCTAAAATTTCTATTTGGCTATAGGCGGTTTTGTCCAAGATTTTTTCTTTCCCACTGTTGAGATCAATTCGATTTGGTAGATTGCATAAAAATCTTGGACAATCTACCAAGTCGACTTGTTCGGCTTGTCAAACAATTTGCTGGTACAAAtcatttatgaaaaataatagcCAATATCAAGAAATACATACACTAATATCATCAACAATCATGTTAGTGAAACATCTAGACAGAATAATCCGGATCCGGTTAAGTACTATTCGTTTGCAAGGGAATCGAGAGCTTGCTGTATGGTTTGATTCGAGAGCTAATAGCTAGTTATTTGATTAATTCATTATAGTAGTAGCTTATTCTTTAAGACAAACATTCTTTTAAACAAAGAATCACTTGAAGTAATCCAGTCTTTTGATTAAACCATACAAATTTAGATAAGTTTTCGTTGATAAGTAAAAGTCAAAACAGATTATGAAAACTATagttagatttttgttttgtattgaccaaattttttattgaaaacaaGGGAAGATGAACATTAtgagaaataattttttttttataaaatgaactGAAACCTACTTGGAAACTAAACCGGATCATTCGTTGATTACAGAATCATCACAATCAAAAGAAACTAAGTAACAAACTAAACGTATGAACTCAACCCTACTttaacatctctctctctctttctatttttctaaaacaaaaagGGTTTCGTAACCTGGACTTGTGAACCAGCTACAAGCATTCCACCAACAAAACCCCCCACAACCATGAAATCAGGGCCAGCTAGAGACACGGTCAAGTTACCAGTTCTGGTCACAGTACCATTACTCTCAGTATTCGAGAAAGTACCTGACATATTAGTGATAACATAAAGGCCCTGCATGCATACATAAACAGAGCTCAAATCAGAGCAAGAAGCAAGTACTACTGCCTGCACAAGGAcatgaaatgttatatatacctCAAGCTTAACAAGTCCAAAAGGATTGTGAGATTGAATCACCGCACTGGATACAGCTCCTGCAACTGAGAGAATACAGACGTCGCGTGGTTCTTGATTCACAAACGCCACTAACTTCATAGCTATGTCCTGGAGTACGTACAATGGAAAGATGATAacttttttaactaaaaatcttttaaaggTTAAAGATTTTGGTACACACAAGACGAGACAAATTACTACCTCTCCAGCATTGACGTTAATGACATGAGCTGTAAGcggtcctcctcctcctcctcctcctcctacaGACATTAAGTGTAAGCAGACAAAAGGATAATCAAGAAAGATGGAGTCTTTTGAATGTTACCTGAAGCTTTGCGCGGCTGCTTAGTACGGGAGCCAAGAGGACGACCTTTGCGTTTAGCAGGTGGGCCAGCATTTGCACCTCCGCCATCAATGACATTGACATCAGGAGGAGCGTACTTCCTCGGTCTTCCTCGTCCTCGTTGGGTCGCGACGGAGGCGGAGTAAGGCGATCCGTCGAGCATGACCCCTTGCAGAGGTTGAGGCTGGAGCAGAGAGAGAGCCCCGACAGATGAACGGTTGTGCATGGCCTGAGAAGGGGCGGTGGGACCCGCTAACGCGGCGGCGGCGTTGCGATTCTGCTGCTGTTGGTGGGTTTCGTTAGAATCCATTCCAGAGAGAAAAGGAAGAAACTTTCTTGGAAAGACTGTTTTTTGAGAGAGAGcgagggtttttttttttagcagaGTTCTTCAGATAAATTATACTCCCTCCGGATTTGAATATATGATCTTTAAAGTTGTGCACACATATTAAGAGAAATTAAATACTTACTTATATCAAATACTTTTTGGTTTTACTTTTAGTTAGTTTAAAGATTTATTTGAATCCCAATAAAATTCAACCACTTATATTTTTTCAACcacttatattttttacattttattttaaaagcaaaatGCATTAATGAAAAGTAGAACATCATACATTTgtatacaagaaaaaaaaactaaaacatcatatattcaaatccggagggagtatatatagTGGTGACTAGCGACTAGTGAGAGACGATTTTGTATTTGGGCAAATGTCCAAAATAGCACAtctctaagtttatatcacaaaaatagcactcaaaaacaaaaatgaccaaaatagcacctttctaagtttatatcttatccccaaaacctcatttctcagctctaaaccctaaaccataaactctaaaccctaaaccctaaaccctaaactctaaaccctaaatcctaaaccctaaactctaaaccctaaaccctaaactctaaaccctaaattctaaaccctaaaccctaaaccctaaactctaaaccctaaaccctaaaccctaaatcctaaaccccaccctttaactctaaaccttaagtttgtgacttttgataaaatattaagtgctatttttgtgacttttgactttgagtgctagtttgggaacaaaaacttgatttagtgctatttttgtctttttctctttgtattttgctttttgttttatttttatttagttagacAAATTAAATGACTAAATCATTGGTTTAGGGGTTTTCACTTTTGAGAGGATTTATTTTTAGGGATAATTTGCAAAATACCATATTTaggatttgaaatttgataattgcattttctattttaacttttgaaaaatacacttccTTAATTATGAATTGACCTTTTTACCCAAGATATAATtcgaaattaatatataaattcgaaattaataaaaataatatcattaaaattaggTAAATATGTGTGTTGagataaatatgttattttaccatttaaattttacaataacaaAGATAAACATGTGAATTATGACTTGTATTGACTTTATCATGAAGTTTATCCAgattttcctttattttattttcttcaacttATATAAACAAGTCACattgttaaaaaagaaaagcaagtCACGTTTGTTTCTACAAAATTTTCATCTTCTCTACCGGAGCCAAGTAAGTTCTAGCTAATATGATGTATTCggatatgtgtttttttttttgattttgaatatgaAAAAGAATTGCACTGATTAttattcatcggttttttcttcttttttcacgTGTCATGAAAATCCAATAAATCTGTTTGAGCCAATGATTTGATTCGTGTAtcttacaaattttttaatttatgttgtttATATAGAGATTGAGTACAAGATTCAAAAAAGAAGTAATGAAAAAAGAAAGGCAGTGGAAGAACAAACACATACCAACAGTTTAAAGTCACAAAAAACAAATGGTGTTGCTAGCATTGAAGTCTTATCGAAAGATTACCTTCATGTGTATATTAAAGAGTTGGAAGAAATTCTGAATAGTGGATTCACAAATAATTCCCTATCTCTAacgattttcttttaaaatatatatttttttaaattgtttaataGGAATTGATAAATATTACGATTGGACAATttggtaaatttatatatagataagtgtatttttcaaaaaaaatcttaaacaaaggtgtattttcaaattatattcttATTGAAGTGTATTTATCCaaattttcccttatttttatgggtttttatgttaattaaataaatataaatatctgaTTTAGTTTTAGGATATAGTTTGTGAATTTGCAGGAGAAGATTTAATGAATAAAACTAGATTATGACCCGCACTTTGggaaatttaatttatgtatttatgtttttaatcatatttttaatattaatttaatataatttttggcaACTGTTTATATTAACTGATCTGTAGGAATAAATATAActgataatattattaaaatatattattcaaatattaaaagtGGTTAGAGTCGTAGTATATTTAGatgcaattataaaaaaaaattagttattttttaagtatGTCATATGGAGAAGTAATTGTTGAACAAATCATTTATCAATTGGTCATGATTCTGatttaatagagtagatgttttacataataatatattcatataaatataattaaactaagaaataaaataatcgaTTTTATTAACCCATCTTGCAGTTGTTTtgattttactaaaataaacaaaagtggATCAATCCATTTTTAATCTATTtagttgaaatttttttaatttttttttttaataaaatgaattactATATTTGTTTAActtgttttatatttaacaaatattttgtatatttgatttaataacATGTAAAAACTACAATcttgaaaacataaatcattatttgatacataaaaagtaaatattataaatattaactaactttaaatattttatttttattaaataaatatataatgattttaatGTGACCATAATAActgaaaaaaattcattttacttaaatcatatatattgatctcattttaaaattttggtcgtttcttgtaaaaataaaaacagtaaaaataatGGTTATATCAAATATTTGATAGGTtaattataaaaccaaaaacatgAACCAAAGAGCTAAAGAACATACAGTAAGTAGAAAAATTGATTGTAATATTCTTTGGGATAATAAATACCATGGGTCAATGAAACTTGACGGTGGCCTTCTCAGACGCTTGACGATGGGTCATTATTTTTACCATGGGTCAATGAAAATTGCTCTAACTTATTAGTCATTTTCTTCGTACGTTCAAATACATTTCTGTAAGACTGTAACCGACGCTATGTATATGAGAGGAGTCCCGATAATATTGGAGCTAAAAGGAAAGTTACAAAACATCCATTAATTAACTGGTAGTTATACCTACATGAATGAcagtttccttt
This region of Brassica napus cultivar Da-Ae chromosome C5, Da-Ae, whole genome shotgun sequence genomic DNA includes:
- the LOC106398566 gene encoding AT-hook motif nuclear-localized protein 13-like; amino-acid sequence: MDSNETHQQQQNRNAAAALAGPTAPSQAMHNRSSVGALSLLQPQPLQGVMLDGSPYSASVATQRGRGRPRKYAPPDVNVIDGGGANAGPPAKRKGRPLGSRTKQPRKASGGGGGGGGPLTAHVINVNAGEDIAMKLVAFVNQEPRDVCILSVAGAVSSAVIQSHNPFGLVKLEGLYVITNMSGTFSNTESNGTVTRTGNLTVSLAGPDFMVVGGFVGGMLVAGSQVQVTKPFLF